In Elusimicrobiota bacterium, the genomic stretch TCTTGGCTGAGGAAGCGCTTAACAGCATCGGCCTTGTTTCGCGCCTGCCCGTTAAGGCCGGACAGGTTTTTGATTTCAGGCAGGAATATATTCAAAACAAAAACCTGATTGCCTGGAGTTTCCACAACCCGGATCATCCCGTAGAAATCGTGGATATTATCCTGACGCATGATTTGGCCAAGCTCAAGACCAAAAAAATCAAAACCGGGGGTCGCAGCCTTCCGGTTATTGCCATCGAAGATTTGATCGCCATGAAGGAGCTCTCCGGCAGACCCCAAGACAAATCCGATGCCGAGGCCTTAAGGAAGCTCAACCATGAATAAGGCGGTTCAGTATTTCAGCGATGAGTATTTGGAGCAATGCCGCAAGCTCACGCCTGAGCAAATCCTGGAGTTCCTTGAAGATTTCCGCGCTTTGAACGCGCCCGGCGCCAAAAGCAAAAGCCGCTTAATCAGCATGAAAGTCCCGGAGAATCTTTTAAGCGCCTTCAAGACCAAATCCGCTTTAGCCGGCATTCCCTATCAAGCGCAAATCAAACGCTTGATGCGCCGGTGGGCTCTGGGCGAGCCCTAAAAACCGCCGATGCTTTCTTTTTTTTTCTGGGCTCTTTTTCTATCTGTATTAACTCCTTGGGTTTCCGCGCCCTTCGCTTTATTTTTAGGCATTTGTTTCGCGCTTATTTTTAACCGGCGGCATTCTGCTTCGCTAAAGAGCGCAACGAAAATTTTGCTTCAAGCCAGCGTCGTGGGCCTGGGATTCGGCATGAATTTGGGGCGGCTCATCGAAGCGGGAGTAAGCGGATTTGTTTATACGGCAGGGGGTCTGGTTTTTGCCATGGCCGCCGGCCTTTTTCTGGGACGACGGCTCGGCGTGCCGGGCAAAACCGCGTATTTGATTTCTTCGGGAACCGCGATTTGCGGAGGCAGCGCCATCGCGGCCGTGGGGCCCATCATTGGCGCGGATTCCGAGGAAATGTCGGTTTCCCTAGGCACGGTTTTTATCCTCAATTCCGCGGCGCTTTTTATTTTCCCCCTGGTCGGCGCCGCCTTAAATTTAACGCAGGAGCAATTCGGGCTCTGGGCGGCTTTGGCTATTCACGACACCAGTTCCGTTGTCGGCGCCGTCTCCAAATACGGGGCCGGGGCCTTGGCTGTGGGAACTACGGTTAAATTAGCGCGCGCTTTGTGGATTGTGCCCATGTCTTTGGCCACCGCGGCTTTTTACCGTTCCAAAGCCGTGATTGTCTGGCCCTGGTTTATTCTGTTTTTCGTGATCGCGGCCGTGTTGAACACCTATTTCCCATTGCCGGGCGGCGTTTACGCCGGTATCGCTTTGACCGGGAAAGCCGGGCTTAAAGGCACGCTGTTTTTAATCGGCAGCGGGATGTCCCTGTCCGCCGTCAAAAAAGTGGGCCCACGTCCTTTTCTTCATAGTCTTATCTTATGGGCCGTTGTTTCTTTAATATCGTTGGCGTTGATTATGGGCGGGTCGATCTGAGCAAGTTGATATATTTGTTGCTATGGCAGCGGGCGGATATTTTTTTATGAATTTTGAAGCGCAGGGAATTTGCGTCCATGACTGAACGGCCCGGACATGCTCACGAGGACGGCCCTCTTGAGCACTCCCATCACCCCGATGCGATCCGCGCCCGGTTGTCGGACGGACCACGGCGCAGTTATTTAAAAGATTTCGTCTTCGGGGCTATCGACGGCGCCGTCACCACGTTCGCCGTGGTGGCCGGTGTGCAGGGCGCCGGGTTGTCGGACCGAGTGGTGCTGATTTTAGGCATCGCTAATTTGGCCGCGGACGGATT encodes the following:
- a CDS encoding putative sulfate exporter family transporter, which encodes MLSFFFWALFLSVLTPWVSAPFALFLGICFALIFNRRHSASLKSATKILLQASVVGLGFGMNLGRLIEAGVSGFVYTAGGLVFAMAAGLFLGRRLGVPGKTAYLISSGTAICGGSAIAAVGPIIGADSEEMSVSLGTVFILNSAALFIFPLVGAALNLTQEQFGLWAALAIHDTSSVVGAVSKYGAGALAVGTTVKLARALWIVPMSLATAAFYRSKAVIVWPWFILFFVIAAVLNTYFPLPGGVYAGIALTGKAGLKGTLFLIGSGMSLSAVKKVGPRPFLHSLILWAVVSLISLALIMGGSI